Proteins co-encoded in one Arachis hypogaea cultivar Tifrunner chromosome 11, arahy.Tifrunner.gnm2.J5K5, whole genome shotgun sequence genomic window:
- the LOC140176499 gene encoding uncharacterized protein — MKRLMKKRFVPSYYYREVHQKLHRLTQGSKSVEDYHKEMEMLMITANIEEDTEVTMARFVGGLNRAIADVVELHHYVEIDDLVSMAMKVERQQQRRAPRGLSHANPKWESRSADTTKTKGVESNALLDATKKKGNSNSSSATSRHRDIKCFKCHGMGHYASDCPNRRLMVIRGDDIVSDSDRGDDSDHNSMPSLEDCSDGDVEYAVHGESLVVRRALNLQVKEESLEQRHNLFHTRCLVGGKVCSLIIDGGSWTNVASTLMVEKLGLTCVRHPKPYTLQWLNDSGEIKVDKQVTIAFSVGKYVDEALCDVVPMQACHLLLGRPWQFDRRAFHDGYTNRFSFDFNGRKITLAPLSPKEVYLDQLNTNTKKIKKVESKLCFFAKERDLKSALIGKKALFLVRFRDTLFSDTDLNPNLPNSFVSLLQAFADVFPTDVPRGLPPLRGIEHQIDFIPGASIPNRPAYRSNPEETKELQRQKDGTWRMCVDCRAVNKITVKYRYPIPRLDDMLDELYGACIFTKIDLKSGYHQIRMNPGDEWKTAFKTKHGLYEWLVMPFGLTNAPSTFMRLMNHVLRDFLGKFVVVYFDDILIYSTCLDDHLSHVSAVLEVFRQEKLYANLKKCTFCIDRVIFLGFVVSASGIEVDEEKVKAIREWPTPKNASEVRSFHGLAGFYRRFVKNFSTIAAPLTEVIKKDVGFKWEREQDIAFHTLKDCLCSAPILILPNFDKTFEIECDASGIGIGAVLMQEKRAIAFFSEKLNLAQRKYSTYDKELYALVRALEVWQHYLLPKEFVIHTDHESLKHLKGQGKLDKRHAKWVKFIETFPYVIAFKQGKDNVVADALSRRYALITTLTSKLLGFEFLKELYVTDSDFSAIYASCEHSAFNKFYRHEGFLFRGNRICVLACSMRDLLVLESHNGGLMGHFGVHKTLDVLSEHFYWPRMRRDVEKFCAKCVACKQAKSKSLPHGLYAPLPVPMHPWVDISMDFVLGLPRTRKGRDSIFVVFSPFELVYGFNPLTVLDLLPLPLSDIVSLDAEGKVEKVKAMHLKARESLEQKNKLIAQRVNKGRRQLIFEPGDWVWVHLRKERFPTQRKSKLDPRGDGPFQVLERVNDNAYKIDLPDSRTNLFQEGGNDTSPMEQTENCHMPIGPITRATTKRIKEGFANMAKSCVQEMHQELGKTMINDYQKPHVLLFYKMH, encoded by the exons ATGAAGCGCCTCATGAAGAAACGATTTGTGCCTTCGTACTACTACAGGGAAGTGCATCAGAAGTTACATCGACTGACTCAAGGCTCCAAGTCCGTTGAAGACTACCATAAGGAAATGGAAATGCTTATGATTACTGCCAACATAGAAGAGGACACTGAGGTTACTATGGCACGATTTGTGGGTGGTTTGAATAGAGCAATTGCTGATGTGGTGGAGTTACATCATTATGTGGAGATAGATGATTTGGTCAGTATGGCAATGAAGGTGGAGAGGCAACAACAAAGAAGAGCACCAAGAGGATTATCGCATGCTAATCCAAAGTGGGAGTCTCGTAGTGCTGACACAACAAAGACTAAGGGTGTTGAATCCAATGCATTGCTTGATGCTACGAAGAAGAAAGGTAATTCTAACTCTTCTTCTGCTACTTCTAGACATCGAGATATTAAATGCTTCAAGTGTCATGGTATGGGTCATTATGCTAGTGATTGCCCAAATAGGAGATTGATGGTTATTAGAGGAGATGATATTGTGTCTGATTCTGATCGTGGTGATGACTCTGATCATAATAGCATGCCATCTTTGGAGGATTGTTCTGATGGTGATGTTGAGTATGCAGTCCATGGTGAATCTCTTGTTGTTAGACGTGCTTTGAATTTACAGGTGAAAGAAGAAAGTCTAGAGCAACGCCACAATCTTTTTCACACTAGATGCTTGGTGGGTGGAAAAGTGTGTAGTTTAATTATTGATGGCGGGAGTTGGACTAATGTGGCTAGTACACTTATGGTGGAGAAATTGGGTTTGACATGTGTTCGACATCCTAAACCATATACGTTGCAGTGGTTGAATGACAGTGGAGAGATCAAGGTTGACAAACAGGTGACAATTGCATTCTCTGTTGGCAAGTATGTTGATGAGGCATTGTGTGATGTGGTGCCAATGCAAGCTTGTCATTTATTATTGGGGCGACCTTGGCAGTTCGACCGTCGAGCATTTCATGATGGTTATACAAATCGATTCTCCTTTGATTTTAATGGTCGCAAGATCACTCTTGCTCCTTTATCACCTAAGGAGGTTTACCTTGACCAGTTGAA tacaaatacaaaaaaaattaaaaaagttgagAGCAAATTGTGTTTCTTTGCAAAAGAGAGAGATTTAAAGAGTGCTTTAATAGGCAAGAAAGCTTTGTTTCTGGTTCGGTTTAGGGATACTTTATTCTCTGACACTGACCTTAACCCAAATTTGCCAAATAGCTTTGTCTCTTTGTTGCAGGCATTTGCCGATGTCTTCCCTACTGACGTACCACGTGGTTTGCCTCCATTACGTGGGATTGAGCACCAAATTGATTTTATTCCTGGTGCTAGCATTCCTAATAGACCAGCCTATAGGAGTAATCCTGAAGAGACAAAGGAACTTCAAAGGCAA AAGGATGGTACTTGGCGAATGTGTGTGGATTGTCGCGCAGTCAATAAAATTACGGTAAAGTATCGTTATCCTATCCCTAGGTTAGATGACATGCTTGATGAGTTATATGGTGCATGCATATTCactaaaattgatttaaaaagtGGGTATCATCAAATTAGAATGAACCCAGGGGATGAATGGAAAACtgcatttaaaacaaaacatgggTTATATGAGTGGTTAGTAATGCCttttgggttaactaatgccccTAGTACTTTTATGCGTCTGATGAACCATGTTTTGCGAGACTTTTTGGgtaaatttgttgttgtttattttgATGATATTCTCATTTATAGCACTTGTTTGGATGACCACTTGTCACATGTTTCAGCTGTTTTGGAAGTGTTTCGACAAGAGAAATTATATGCTAATCTTAAAAAGTGCACTTTTTGTATTGATCGAGTTATATTTCTTGGTTTTGTTGTGAGTGCGAGTGGAATTGAAGTTGATGAGGAAAAGGTAAAGGCTATTCGTGAATGGCCAACGCCTAAGAATGCTTCTGAGGTACGAAGTTTTCATGGGTTAGCTGGGTTTTATAGAAGATTTGtgaaaaatttttctaccattgCTGCGCCTCTCACAGAGGTCATAAAAAAGGATGTTGGATTTAAATGGGAAAGGGAACAAGACATTGCATTTCATACCCTAAAAGACTGTTTGTGTTCTGCTCCTATTCTTATTTTACCTAACTTTGATAAAACCTTTGAAATTGAATGTGATGCTTCTGGGATTGGTATAGGTGCTGTTTTAATGCAGGAAAAACGAGCCATTGCCTTCTTCAGTGAAAAGTTGAATTTAGCTCAGCGTAAATATTCAACATATGACAAAGAATTATATGCTTTGGTTCGGGCTTTAGAGGTTTGGCAACACTACCTCTTACCTAAGGAGTTTGTGATTCACACGGATCATGAATCTTTGAAGCACTTAAAAGGACAAGGTAAGCTTGATAAAAGACATGCTAAATGGGTGAAATTTATTGAAACATTTCCCTATGTTATTGCCTTTAAACAAGGTAAAGATAATGTCGTTGCTGATGCTTTATCTCGGAGGTATGCTTTGATTACTACACTTACCTCTAAGTTATTGGGCTTTGAGTTTTTAAAGGAGTTGTATGTCACTGATTCTGACTTTTCTGCTATTTATGCCTCTTGTGAACATAGTgcatttaacaaattttatagaCATGAAGGGTTTCTGTTTCGTGGTAATAGAATTTGTGTGCTTGCTTGTTCTATGAGGGACTTACTTGTTCTTGAATCACATAATGGGGGTTTGATGGGTCATTTTGGTGTGCATAAGACATTGGATGTATTATCTGAACATTTTTACTGGCCCCGCATGCGTAGAGATGTTGAAAAATTTTGTGCTAAGTGTGTTGCATGTAAACAGGCTAAATCTAAGTCTTTACCACATGGTTTGTATGCCCCTTTACCTGTTCCTATGCATCCGTGGGTTGATATCTCTATGGATTTTGTTCTTGGTTTGCCTCGAACAAGAAAAGGTCGAGATAGCATTTTTGTTGT GTTTTCTCCTTTTGAACTTGTTTATGGTTTTAATCCTTTAACTGTTTTGGACTTATTACCTTTGCCTTTGAGTGATATTGTTAGCTTGGATGCAGAAGGTAAAGTTGAAAAGGTTAAAGCAATGCACTTGAAAGCACGTGAATCGCTTGAACAGAAAAATAAGTTGATAGCCCAACGGGTGAATAAAGGTCGAAGACAACTTATCTTTGAACCTGGTGACTGGGTATGGGTTCATTTGAGGAAAGAGAGATTTCCTACTCAAAGAAAATCCAAGTTAGACCCTAGGGGTGATGGTCCATTTCAAGTGCTCGAAAGGGTCAATGACAATGCTTACAAGATTGACCTTCCAG attcgaggacgaatctttttcaGGAGGGAGGGAATGATACGAGCCCTATGGAACAAACTGAGAACTGTCATATGCCAATTGGTCCAATTACAAGAGCAAcaactaagagaataaaagaaggtTTTGCAAACATGGCTAAATCATGTGTTCAGGAGATGCATCAAGAATTGGGCAAGACAATGATTAACGATTATCAAAAGCCACACGTCTTACTATTTTACAAGATGCATTGA